Genomic DNA from Ruminococcus sp. OA3:
CAATGTTATAATATGGTCTTCCAGCCCCAGCTGCTTTCGCAGATTTTTCAACGCCAGTGCATGTATGGTCGTCACCGGTGTGGACCCCAGATCGATCGGAACACGGTCTGACACTTCATGATTTAACGCCTTTCTCACTCGTTCTCTAGATGTCATTTTTCATATTTCCTTTCCTGAATATAATTTTTTATTATCCAAATAATTCCAGTTAGTAAAACAGGTTATGCAAAACGCCTTTTCTAAACTTATGAGCCTATCATACCCCCAATACTATACATTGTCAATTAGCACTGTTTCATAAAAAATAATCCGATTTTTTTGTTTATTTTTACCAATAGTTTCTTTTGATAATTTGTTTTATCATTAAATATATGGAACAACATATTTCATAAACCCATTTTGTATAATTGTTTTATTCAGATTATAAACAAAGGAATTTAAATATGAACAAAATAACCAACAATGAGATCAAACGGACAAACCGTAACAATGTCTTCACTGCGATCTATCATGCACGGCAGACTTCAAAGCAGCAGCTGGCAAAAACCCTTCAGCTGAGCATGCCCACCATCACACAAAACCTGAAAGAGCTGGAATCATTGAACTTAATCCGAAAAGATGGTTTTTACGAATCCTCCGCTTCAGGCGGCCGAAAAGCGCAGATCATACGTTGTAATGAAACTGCCCGCATATCCGTGGGTGTAGAAGTCCTGAAAAAGAAAGCCTACATCATAGCAGTCGATCTCTATGGTACACCTCTAAAGCAGGATACTTTAACACTGCCTTTTCAAAATAATGAGCTCTACTACTGTGCGCTGGGCAACTGGATCAACAGTTTTATTGCCTCCCTGCCTTATGATAAAGAGAATATTTTAGGTGTTGGTATCGCCATTCAGGGGCTTATCTCACCAGACCGTTCTACCATTCTCTTCGGTGAGCTGATGAACTGCACCGGACTCTACCTGGAAGAATTTGCACGCTTTATAAAGTGGCCCTGTATCTTCATCCACGATTCAGAAGCCGCTGGTTTTGCGGAAATCTGGCTTAGCTCAGACTTAAACGATTCTCTGTTTCTCTGGCTAAACCACAATTTTGGAGCTGCTCTGGTCATAAACGGCAAGATTCACCAGGGAATCGGAAGTCTGAGCGGAACTCTGGAACATATGACGCTGGTCCCAAATGGCAGAGCATGTTATTGCGGAAGGTCCGGGTGTGTGGAAGCTTACTGCTCCGTAGATGCACTGGAAGAAAACGCAGAAGAAACTCTGGAAACCTTCTTCCCAAAACTTCGAAGCGGTGACGGTAACTGTCTCCATATCTGGCATCAGTATCTTCATTATCTGGCTATGACGCTGAACAATACCCTGATGCTGATTGACTGCGACCTTATTTTCAGCGGTGCGCTGCGCCCTTATCTCATTCAGGACGATCTGGCTCTGTTAAAACAGTACATGAAAGAGCTCTCCTCTTTCCCGTTTTACGAACCGCGGCTCCGCATGGGTGCAAGCGATCAGTATGCTGCTGTTGTCGGAGCTTCTTTATACCAGATTATAGATTTTTTAGACAACGGAAATGTTTTTCAATAGGAGGATAACGATATGTTTGATGTAATTGCCCTGGGAGAATTGTTGATTGACTTCACACCGTACGGTACCAGCCAGGACGGGCGCGCTCTGTTTGAGCAGAATCCGGGCGGTGCTCCGGCAAATGTGCTGGCAGCTTTGTCGCGCCTGGGTCAGAAAACCGCGTTCATTGGAAAAGTGGGGGAGGATATGCACGGCCATTTATTAAAAGATACCCTGGAGGAATGCGGGATCGATACCTCCGGCCTGATTTTTGATCCGGATTACTTCACCACGTTAGCCTTCGTGGCTTTAGAAAACGGTGAGCGCAGTTTTTCTTTCGCAAGAAAACCCGGAGCCGACACTAAGCTTCATAAGGAAGAAGTATCGGAAGATCTTTTGAAACAGACCAGAATCTTCCACTGTGGCTCTCTGTCTCTCACCGACGAACCGAGCAGAAGCGCAACGATGTATGCGATTGAAAAAGCGAAAGAGTGCACGGCACTGATATCCTATGATCCCAATTACCGTGCCCTTCTGTGGAAAAGTCCCGAAGCTGCAATGGAGCAGATGCGAAGACCCATTTCTTCGGTAGACATCATGAAGATTTCTGATGAGGAAACAGCGCTCCTGACAGGCGTCCAAGATCCAGAAAACGCAGCCGGACGGCTGATCGAACAGGGGGTTTCCTGTGCTGTTGTCACCCTGGGGAAAGACGGTGCACTGATGCGTACAAAGGATTTTGTCGTACATGCAAAGGGATCACACAGGAAAGTAGCAGACACCACCGGGGCCGGAGACTCTTTCTGGGGAGGTATCCTGTCCAGATTTGCCTCCACCGGCATCCATCCTGATGATTTAACAGAAGACCAGGGTCTGGAATTCCTGAAATTTGCAAACACAGTGGCTGGCTTATGTGTGGAAAAAAGAGGCGCCATTCCGGCTATGCCCAGTCTGGATGAGGTACTGGCCGAACTTTAGAGCCAAACTTTATATACAAAAATTAAATTTAGCGTCGCCAAAATGGCACTGAGAGATAACCGCCCAGTGCCATTTTATCTGAAAAATTCTGTTTAATTTTAAACGATACCCTGTGCCAGCATAGCATCTGCAACCTTCTCAAACCCTGCAATATTTGCACCCACTACATAGTTGCCTTCAAAACCGTAACGCTTTGCAGCATCATCCATGTTGTGTGTGATGTTTACCATGATCTGTTTCAGTTTTGCATCTACTTCCTCGAAACTCCAGCTCAGACGTTCGCTGTTCTGTGACATTTCCAGCGCAGAAGTTGCTACACCGCCCGCATTTGCCGCTTTGCCAGGAGCGAAGATTACCTTATTGTTCTGCAGGTACTCTGTAGCTTCCAGGGTTGTAGGCATATTAGCACCTTCACATACTGCCAGACAACCGTTTGCTACGAGCTGTTTTGCATCATCCAGCAGCAGTTCATTCTGCGTTGCACATGGGAGTGCAATGTCAGCCTTAACAGACCATACGCCTCTTCCTTCATGATATTCGGAGTTCGGACGGTATTTTTTGTACTCTGTCAGCCTTGCACGTTTTACTTCTTTGATCTCTTTGAGCGCAGCCACATCGATACCCTCCGGATCGTATACCCATCCTGTAGAGTCAGAACATGTTACACATTTAGCGCCCAGCTGATGTGCTTTCTCGATTGCATAGGTGGCAACGTTACCGGAACCGGATACCACGCATGTCTTGCCTGCAATATCGATACCGTTGATCTTCAGCAGCTCTTCTGTCAGATACAGAAGACCATATCCTGTAGCCTCTGTCCTTGCCAGAGACCCTCCATAGGAAAGACCTTTTCCGGTCAGGATTCCGTCATTCGCCGTACGGATTTTTTTATACTGTCCGTACATATATCCAATCTCTCTGGCACCTGTTCCGATGTCACCAGCCGGAACATCTGTGTTCGGTCCGATATATTTGGAGAGCTCTGTCATAAAGCTCTGGCAGAATGCCATAACTTCGCGGTCAGATTTTCCCTTGGGATCAAAATCCGATCCGCCTTTACCACCGCCGATCGGCAGACTTGTCAGTGAGTTCTTAAAAATCTGTTCAAAACCAAGGAATTTAATGATACCGATATTAACAGACGGATGAAGACGAAGACCTCCCTTGTACGGTCCGATTGCACTGTTGAACTGTACACGGTAACCTACGTTAACCTGAACCTGACCTTTATCATCAACCCACGGAACTCTGAATTTAATCTGGCGTTCCGGCTCGACCAGTCTCTCCAGCAGAGCTTCTCTTCTGTAAAGATCTTCATTTGCATCGATAACCGGACGCAG
This window encodes:
- a CDS encoding ROK family transcriptional regulator, whose amino-acid sequence is MNKITNNEIKRTNRNNVFTAIYHARQTSKQQLAKTLQLSMPTITQNLKELESLNLIRKDGFYESSASGGRKAQIIRCNETARISVGVEVLKKKAYIIAVDLYGTPLKQDTLTLPFQNNELYYCALGNWINSFIASLPYDKENILGVGIAIQGLISPDRSTILFGELMNCTGLYLEEFARFIKWPCIFIHDSEAAGFAEIWLSSDLNDSLFLWLNHNFGAALVINGKIHQGIGSLSGTLEHMTLVPNGRACYCGRSGCVEAYCSVDALEENAEETLETFFPKLRSGDGNCLHIWHQYLHYLAMTLNNTLMLIDCDLIFSGALRPYLIQDDLALLKQYMKELSSFPFYEPRLRMGASDQYAAVVGASLYQIIDFLDNGNVFQ
- a CDS encoding carbohydrate kinase, with amino-acid sequence MFDVIALGELLIDFTPYGTSQDGRALFEQNPGGAPANVLAALSRLGQKTAFIGKVGEDMHGHLLKDTLEECGIDTSGLIFDPDYFTTLAFVALENGERSFSFARKPGADTKLHKEEVSEDLLKQTRIFHCGSLSLTDEPSRSATMYAIEKAKECTALISYDPNYRALLWKSPEAAMEQMRRPISSVDIMKISDEETALLTGVQDPENAAGRLIEQGVSCAVVTLGKDGALMRTKDFVVHAKGSHRKVADTTGAGDSFWGGILSRFASTGIHPDDLTEDQGLEFLKFANTVAGLCVEKRGAIPAMPSLDEVLAEL
- the gdhA gene encoding NADP-specific glutamate dehydrogenase, which encodes MSYVDEVYASVVAKNPSEPEFHQAVKEVLDSLRPVIDANEDLYRREALLERLVEPERQIKFRVPWVDDKGQVQVNVGYRVQFNSAIGPYKGGLRLHPSVNIGIIKFLGFEQIFKNSLTSLPIGGGKGGSDFDPKGKSDREVMAFCQSFMTELSKYIGPNTDVPAGDIGTGAREIGYMYGQYKKIRTANDGILTGKGLSYGGSLARTEATGYGLLYLTEELLKINGIDIAGKTCVVSGSGNVATYAIEKAHQLGAKCVTCSDSTGWVYDPEGIDVAALKEIKEVKRARLTEYKKYRPNSEYHEGRGVWSVKADIALPCATQNELLLDDAKQLVANGCLAVCEGANMPTTLEATEYLQNNKVIFAPGKAANAGGVATSALEMSQNSERLSWSFEEVDAKLKQIMVNITHNMDDAAKRYGFEGNYVVGANIAGFEKVADAMLAQGIV